In Jejubacter calystegiae, the following are encoded in one genomic region:
- a CDS encoding Tm-1-like ATP-binding domain-containing protein, which produces MARYVYVIGTADTKLEELVWLKSCLHAAGVDSRIIDVSTGTPAELSENSKIDIPATQVAEYHPEGSAAVFCNERGRAVTAMSVALSRFLRSQSEDISGLLGIGGSGGTALISPAMKAMPIGMPKLMVSTMASGNVSEYVGGMDIAMLYTVTDLSGLNYLSRSILSNAANMIAGAVNHVIAPNRAQKPVLGLTMFGVTTPGINQLVARLNHHYDPLVFHATGNGGTSMERLVENGEIVGVLDITLTEIADLLFGGVLACPETRLDCIAQTEVPWVGSTGALDMVNFGEPGSIPERYAQRQFVEHNAQVTLMRTTPEENYQLGKWIGRKLNLCNGPVSFIIPEGGFSALDAPGQPFFDPKARQAFAEGLESVVLQTSQRRIIKTPHHINAPEFAALVIEELNIVMQHQGNCPPPGLGEH; this is translated from the coding sequence ATGGCCAGGTATGTGTATGTCATTGGTACCGCAGACACCAAGCTGGAAGAGCTGGTCTGGCTGAAGTCCTGTCTGCATGCGGCTGGCGTGGATTCCCGTATTATTGATGTGTCTACCGGAACCCCCGCAGAGTTAAGTGAAAACAGCAAGATAGATATTCCGGCAACGCAAGTTGCGGAATATCACCCGGAAGGTAGCGCGGCGGTTTTCTGCAATGAGCGCGGCCGGGCGGTGACGGCCATGTCGGTGGCTCTCTCCCGTTTTCTGCGCAGTCAGTCTGAGGATATTTCGGGGTTGCTCGGCATAGGCGGCTCTGGCGGTACTGCACTGATATCACCCGCCATGAAGGCGATGCCGATTGGCATGCCCAAACTGATGGTATCGACAATGGCTTCCGGTAATGTCAGCGAGTATGTCGGTGGTATGGATATCGCCATGCTGTATACCGTTACCGATCTCAGTGGTCTCAATTATCTTTCCCGTTCCATTCTTTCCAATGCCGCCAACATGATTGCCGGCGCGGTTAATCACGTTATTGCACCTAATCGGGCACAAAAGCCGGTACTCGGGCTGACTATGTTTGGTGTGACCACGCCCGGAATCAACCAACTGGTCGCCAGGCTGAATCATCACTATGACCCGCTGGTATTCCATGCAACGGGCAACGGCGGTACTTCGATGGAACGGCTGGTTGAAAATGGCGAGATCGTTGGCGTGCTGGATATTACGCTGACTGAGATCGCGGACCTGCTGTTTGGCGGCGTTCTGGCGTGCCCGGAAACGCGGCTGGACTGTATCGCTCAGACTGAAGTGCCGTGGGTGGGCAGTACCGGTGCACTGGATATGGTCAATTTCGGTGAACCAGGCAGCATACCTGAGCGTTATGCTCAGCGGCAGTTTGTCGAACATAACGCTCAGGTGACGCTAATGCGCACCACACCAGAGGAAAACTACCAGCTCGGGAAGTGGATTGGTCGCAAGCTCAATCTGTGTAACGGACCGGTAAGTTTTATTATTCCAGAAGGTGGATTTTCCGCGCTTGATGCTCCAGGCCAGCCATTCTTTGATCCTAAGGCAAGGCAGGCTTTTGCCGAAGGGTTAGAGTCGGTTGTGCTACAGACGAGCCAGCGGCGAATTATAAAAACACCTCACCATATTAACGCACCTGAATTTGCAGCTCTTGTGATTGAAGAGCTCAATATCGTCATGCAACACCAGGGAAACTGCCCACCA
- a CDS encoding TetR/AcrR family transcriptional regulator has product MQLFDEDNLSPVRRRTLERLTHAALKLYQENKFPSPEEITREAEYAKVTLRSYFSTHSEFVEYVVKRVIGAFEKPKMTADPEENIARLLSWGYGELFSHEALMRDAMRIAQHRWQTRQEEGSHEGESFLKKSNRREALAEALAPLESQLPPEKVQKLIMLMSVLYGTEALTVLKDTFGLEQEEIVELTTWGAKLMLHQALQEET; this is encoded by the coding sequence ATGCAGCTTTTTGATGAAGATAACCTGTCTCCGGTACGTCGCAGAACCCTTGAGCGACTCACTCATGCAGCCCTGAAGCTGTATCAGGAAAATAAATTTCCGTCACCGGAAGAGATCACCCGCGAGGCGGAGTACGCGAAAGTCACGCTCAGGAGTTACTTCTCCACCCATAGCGAGTTCGTGGAGTACGTTGTAAAAAGGGTTATTGGTGCCTTTGAAAAACCGAAGATGACAGCCGATCCCGAAGAGAATATCGCCAGGTTGCTAAGCTGGGGATACGGAGAGCTTTTCTCCCATGAAGCGCTGATGCGCGATGCCATGCGGATAGCGCAACACCGCTGGCAAACCCGCCAGGAAGAAGGATCTCATGAAGGAGAAAGTTTTCTTAAAAAGAGCAACCGTCGTGAAGCGCTCGCGGAAGCGCTGGCTCCCCTTGAATCGCAACTCCCGCCAGAAAAGGTGCAGAAACTGATCATGCTGATGTCGGTTTTGTATGGCACTGAAGCATTGACGGTACTCAAGGATACTTTCGGCCTGGAACAGGAAGAGATTGTCGAACTGACGACCTGGGGAGCTAAACTGATGCTTCATCAGGCACTGCAAGAGGAAACATAA
- a CDS encoding alpha/beta fold hydrolase codes for MPFVTTKDGVNIFFKDWGSKDAQPIVFHHGWPLSADDWDAQMLFFLAKGYRVIALDRRGHGRSDQVSEGHDMDHYAADASAVAEHLDLKNAIHVGHSTGGGEVARYVAKYGQPQNRVAKAVLVSSVPPLMVKTPDNPGGTPIEVFDGFRSALAANRTQFYLDVASGPFYGYNRSGAEVSQGIIQNWWRQGMMGSAKAHYEGIKAFSETDQTEDLKAITVPTLVIQGDDDQVVPYQNAALLQDKLLVNSTLKVYPGYPHGMHTSQADVINADILDFISK; via the coding sequence ATGCCATTCGTAACTACAAAAGACGGTGTTAACATTTTCTTTAAAGACTGGGGTTCAAAAGACGCACAACCAATTGTTTTTCATCATGGTTGGCCACTGAGCGCCGATGACTGGGATGCTCAGATGCTATTTTTCCTGGCTAAAGGCTACCGCGTTATCGCACTCGATCGGCGCGGGCATGGCCGTTCCGATCAGGTCAGCGAAGGGCATGATATGGACCACTACGCGGCCGATGCCTCGGCCGTTGCTGAACATCTCGATCTGAAGAATGCTATCCACGTGGGTCACTCCACCGGCGGCGGCGAGGTGGCGCGCTATGTGGCCAAATACGGTCAGCCCCAGAACCGGGTGGCGAAAGCGGTGCTGGTTAGCTCAGTGCCGCCGCTGATGGTGAAAACACCCGACAACCCGGGTGGCACGCCCATTGAGGTGTTCGACGGTTTCCGCTCGGCGCTTGCCGCTAACCGCACCCAGTTTTATCTGGATGTCGCTTCCGGTCCTTTCTATGGCTACAACCGTTCCGGCGCGGAAGTCTCCCAGGGGATTATTCAGAACTGGTGGCGTCAGGGCATGATGGGCAGCGCCAAAGCCCATTACGAAGGCATTAAGGCGTTCTCAGAAACCGATCAAACTGAGGATCTCAAAGCCATTACCGTTCCAACGCTGGTCATTCAGGGAGATGACGATCAAGTGGTTCCCTATCAAAACGCCGCGCTGCTTCAGGACAAACTGCTGGTCAACAGCACGCTGAAAGTATATCCGGGCTATCCTCACGGTATGCATACCAGCCAGGCCGACGTCATTAACGCCGATATTCTGGATTTTATTAGCAAATAA
- a CDS encoding TetR/AcrR family transcriptional regulator, translated as MARGRPRTFDREAAVEQAMLIFWAKGFTNTSLSDLTSALKINPPSFYAAFGSKEALYLDVLERYSLEIGEKLWGELLRDGPAYHAVENLLLNTARYLTREKSPKGCLLSLSGMEGGLSESLSNELMHRRHAMLIRLENCLLAARGKNEISARADCEAAARFYFTLQQGMVTRARDGETTDELETTAKSAMRLWPVLLQDG; from the coding sequence ATGGCACGGGGGAGACCACGTACGTTTGACAGGGAAGCCGCTGTTGAGCAGGCGATGCTGATTTTCTGGGCCAAAGGGTTTACCAACACCTCACTGAGCGATCTGACATCGGCGCTAAAGATTAATCCACCCAGCTTCTACGCCGCTTTTGGCTCCAAAGAGGCGCTGTATCTGGATGTTCTGGAGCGCTACAGCCTGGAAATCGGTGAAAAATTATGGGGCGAGCTGCTGCGTGACGGGCCCGCATACCATGCAGTCGAAAACTTACTGTTAAATACGGCGCGCTATCTGACCAGAGAAAAATCGCCTAAAGGATGCCTGCTTTCGCTGTCGGGGATGGAAGGCGGTTTATCAGAGAGTTTGAGCAATGAACTTATGCACCGTCGCCATGCAATGTTGATCCGGCTGGAAAACTGCCTGTTGGCTGCCCGGGGAAAAAACGAAATTTCAGCGCGTGCGGACTGCGAGGCCGCTGCCCGGTTTTACTTTACGCTTCAGCAGGGGATGGTCACCCGGGCCCGGGATGGTGAAACGACAGACGAGCTGGAAACTACGGCTAAATCGGCAATGCGGCTCTGGCCTGTGCTGTTACAGGATGGGTAA
- a CDS encoding alpha/beta fold hydrolase has product MTELKHEIAVVNGVRLHYVRGGAGEPVLLVHGWPQTWYEWHRVIPRLIAGGHEVIAVDMRGSGDSDKPDTGYDSNTVADDLHALVAHLGFQKIRLVAHDNGARVAYAYAANYRQEVKSLVFLESKILGIESEDDAEKEYWHFGFHQAPDLAQLLVTGREREYLSYFFKTYAYNPLAVTESDIDEFVRCYSASGGLRAGFEFYKAFPESARQSRELAAHKLDIPVMAWGGSHCMGEISFRSMQQVAHHVEGGVIPECGHWIAEEKPDFIAAEILKFHGKHA; this is encoded by the coding sequence ATGACCGAACTCAAACATGAAATTGCCGTTGTTAACGGCGTAAGGCTGCACTACGTGCGCGGCGGCGCAGGTGAGCCGGTGCTGCTGGTTCACGGCTGGCCGCAGACCTGGTACGAATGGCATCGGGTGATTCCCCGGCTGATAGCCGGAGGCCATGAAGTTATCGCTGTCGATATGCGCGGCTCAGGGGATTCAGATAAGCCTGATACGGGGTACGATAGCAATACGGTGGCCGACGATCTGCACGCGCTGGTTGCCCATCTTGGCTTTCAGAAAATCCGCCTTGTCGCCCACGATAACGGCGCACGCGTCGCCTACGCTTATGCCGCGAACTACCGGCAGGAAGTCAAAAGCCTCGTATTCCTGGAAAGCAAAATTCTGGGCATTGAAAGCGAGGATGACGCAGAGAAAGAGTACTGGCACTTTGGCTTTCACCAGGCCCCAGACCTGGCGCAGCTGCTGGTTACCGGGCGCGAGCGTGAATATCTGAGCTACTTTTTCAAAACCTATGCTTACAATCCGCTGGCGGTTACCGAATCAGACATTGATGAGTTTGTAAGATGCTATTCGGCGTCGGGTGGTCTGCGCGCAGGCTTTGAATTTTATAAGGCTTTCCCGGAATCTGCCCGCCAGAGTCGTGAGCTGGCGGCCCATAAACTCGACATTCCGGTGATGGCATGGGGCGGCTCGCACTGTATGGGCGAGATCAGCTTTCGCAGTATGCAGCAAGTTGCTCACCACGTTGAAGGGGGCGTAATACCGGAATGCGGACACTGGATCGCGGAAGAAAAACCAGACTTTATTGCCGCAGAAATACTGAAGTTCCACGGCAAGCACGCCTGA
- a CDS encoding hybrid-cluster NAD(P)-dependent oxidoreductase, with translation MTNQTISVVNTGAFEPVTTQTWSNGRHAVRCVKVIQETWDVKTWCFMAEQPVMFFFKPGQFVTLELEIDGEQVFRSYTISSSPSVPYSFSITVKRVPGGRVSNWLHDNMSEGMELAVHGPVGQFNCIDYPSDRVLFLSGGVGITPVMSMARWYFDTNADVDMVFVHSARTPRDIIFQRDLENMAARIANFKLNLVCERYESGQNWGGYRGFFNRPMLEMMAPDFMEREVYCCGPTPYMNAVRNMLREAGFDMARYHEESFGATPEPVKEQAQQDAEQAAEVAEAIPRSDLLQVFFASTGKSVQIAPGETVHAAAAKLGLHIPKACGMGICGTCKVKRLEGEVEMAHNGGITDEDVEEGYILSCCSVPTGDVVVEY, from the coding sequence ATGACCAACCAGACTATTTCGGTAGTAAATACCGGCGCTTTTGAGCCCGTAACCACTCAGACCTGGAGCAACGGTCGTCATGCTGTGCGTTGCGTCAAGGTGATTCAGGAAACCTGGGATGTGAAAACCTGGTGCTTTATGGCCGAACAACCGGTGATGTTCTTCTTTAAGCCGGGCCAGTTCGTCACCCTGGAGCTGGAGATCGACGGCGAACAGGTGTTTCGCTCCTACACCATCTCCAGTTCGCCGTCGGTGCCGTACAGCTTTTCGATTACGGTGAAGCGGGTGCCGGGGGGCAGGGTATCTAACTGGCTGCATGACAATATGAGCGAAGGGATGGAGCTGGCGGTGCACGGGCCGGTTGGCCAGTTCAACTGTATCGACTACCCCAGCGACAGGGTGCTGTTTCTTTCCGGTGGAGTGGGGATCACCCCGGTGATGTCGATGGCGCGCTGGTATTTCGACACCAACGCCGATGTCGATATGGTGTTCGTTCACAGCGCCCGCACGCCGCGCGACATTATTTTCCAGCGCGATCTGGAAAACATGGCCGCACGTATCGCCAACTTTAAGCTGAACCTGGTGTGTGAACGCTACGAATCCGGCCAGAACTGGGGCGGTTATCGCGGCTTCTTTAATCGCCCGATGCTTGAAATGATGGCTCCGGATTTCATGGAGCGCGAAGTTTACTGCTGCGGCCCCACGCCCTATATGAACGCCGTGCGTAATATGTTGCGGGAAGCCGGATTCGATATGGCGCGCTACCATGAAGAGTCGTTCGGGGCAACGCCGGAGCCGGTGAAGGAGCAGGCGCAGCAGGATGCCGAACAGGCGGCCGAAGTGGCCGAAGCGATACCGCGTTCCGACCTGCTCCAGGTCTTCTTCGCCAGCACCGGTAAGAGCGTACAGATAGCGCCTGGCGAAACCGTGCATGCCGCCGCTGCCAAGCTGGGCCTGCATATCCCCAAAGCCTGCGGGATGGGCATCTGCGGTACCTGTAAGGTGAAGCGGCTGGAAGGGGAGGTCGAAATGGCCCATAACGGCGGTATTACCGACGAGGATGTCGAAGAGGGGTATATCCTCTCCTGCTGTAGCGTACCGACCGGGGATGTGGTGGTGGAGTATTAA
- a CDS encoding aromatic ring-hydroxylating oxygenase subunit alpha: MSHNDLLNITCASIIDARDQMTDLLKRRQPNYSLPQPLYNDPTMFRIDMEEVFQKEWLFVGMTSEIPKKGDYFTLEIGQNPVLVVRDADGAVNAFHNTCRHRGSRLCQQQRGKVANLVCPYHQWTYDLKGNLLFAGTNMGGDFDKSLHGLKPAHCRTGGGFIFVCIAEQPPESDFDNFLATLEEYMEPYDVENTKLAAESEMYEKANWKLVLENNRECYHCAGSHPELLNTLLEWDDTNDPRATPEFIDYYNQQAAQWDQEGIPHLHRSFGQRNRIVRMPLKPGASVMTIDGSEGCTKLLGRIKNHQLGSMRILHLPNSWNHMQSDHFIVFRVLPISAQESLVTTKWFVHKDAVPGVDYDPERLRQVWDATNDQDRILGEENQRGINSIGYQPGPYSEPYEFGVINFLEWYSDTLLKNLGGGDNSELYPVGVPDIERQYG, translated from the coding sequence ATGAGTCATAACGATCTGCTGAATATCACCTGCGCCAGCATTATCGATGCTCGCGACCAGATGACTGACTTGCTCAAGCGGCGCCAGCCAAACTATTCGCTGCCACAGCCGCTGTATAACGACCCGACGATGTTTCGTATTGATATGGAAGAGGTCTTTCAGAAGGAGTGGCTGTTCGTTGGCATGACCAGCGAGATCCCGAAAAAGGGCGACTATTTTACCCTTGAGATCGGCCAGAATCCGGTGCTGGTGGTGCGCGACGCCGACGGCGCGGTCAACGCTTTCCATAATACCTGTCGTCACCGGGGTTCACGACTGTGCCAACAGCAGCGCGGCAAGGTGGCGAATCTGGTATGTCCCTATCACCAGTGGACCTACGATCTGAAAGGCAATCTGCTGTTCGCGGGCACCAATATGGGTGGAGATTTCGACAAAAGCCTGCACGGTCTGAAACCCGCGCACTGCCGGACCGGCGGCGGGTTTATCTTCGTCTGCATCGCCGAACAGCCGCCAGAGTCCGACTTCGATAACTTCCTGGCGACGCTTGAGGAGTACATGGAGCCGTATGATGTGGAAAACACCAAGCTGGCGGCGGAATCCGAGATGTATGAAAAGGCCAACTGGAAGCTGGTGCTGGAAAATAACCGCGAATGTTACCACTGCGCGGGCAGCCATCCGGAGCTACTGAATACCCTGCTGGAGTGGGACGACACCAACGATCCGCGCGCTACGCCGGAGTTTATCGACTACTACAATCAGCAGGCGGCTCAGTGGGATCAGGAAGGGATCCCGCACCTTCACAGAAGCTTCGGTCAACGCAATCGCATCGTGCGTATGCCGCTAAAGCCAGGCGCCAGCGTGATGACCATCGACGGTAGCGAAGGCTGCACTAAGCTGCTGGGACGTATTAAAAACCATCAGTTGGGCTCGATGCGCATTCTGCACCTGCCCAACTCCTGGAACCATATGCAGAGCGATCACTTTATTGTGTTCCGGGTGCTGCCCATTTCGGCTCAGGAGTCGCTGGTCACCACCAAATGGTTTGTGCACAAGGATGCCGTGCCGGGCGTGGATTACGATCCGGAGCGTCTGCGCCAGGTGTGGGATGCCACCAACGATCAGGACAGAATTCTGGGGGAAGAGAATCAGCGCGGCATTAACTCCATTGGCTATCAGCCCGGTCCCTATTCAGAACCCTATGAGTTTGGGGTGATTAATTTCCTGGAGTGGTACAGCGATACCCTGTTGAAGAATCTGGGCGGTGGCGATAATAGCGAGCTTTATCCGGTCGGCGTTCCCGATATTGAACGGCAGTATGGGTGA
- a CDS encoding electron transfer flavoprotein subunit beta, with the protein MRPEKRNASLRVTALVSVGQHPDSGRERRAGQDARAVELGLTLAPQGLEVLHAGDPHAQALRSYAGMGLSSLRVLEQNKMADVVPALEHYLSQNKPDIILTGVRAESGESSGMVPYLLGEALGMPVVTGIAGIVSIERGEAHLLQALPRGQRRALKVALPFIASVDMAAPTPRQSAFGPASRAQLVGQKADIECRDEVREQWREAPARKRPKRLQVVKAKTAADRFRAATAKSQGDGGRILRDKPASEMAQAIFDLLLEEGVVRSGR; encoded by the coding sequence ATGCGGCCTGAAAAGCGTAACGCCAGCCTGCGGGTTACCGCGCTGGTATCGGTGGGGCAACACCCCGATTCCGGACGCGAGCGTCGCGCCGGTCAGGATGCCCGGGCGGTTGAGCTGGGGTTAACTCTGGCGCCCCAGGGGCTGGAGGTGCTTCATGCGGGCGATCCCCACGCTCAGGCGCTGCGCAGCTATGCGGGAATGGGGCTGAGTTCGTTGCGGGTTCTGGAACAGAATAAGATGGCGGACGTGGTCCCCGCTCTGGAGCATTATCTGAGCCAGAACAAGCCGGATATCATTCTGACCGGTGTGCGGGCCGAAAGCGGCGAATCGTCCGGCATGGTGCCTTATCTGCTGGGAGAAGCGCTGGGAATGCCGGTGGTGACCGGTATTGCCGGTATCGTCAGTATCGAGCGCGGCGAGGCGCATCTGCTACAGGCGCTGCCGCGCGGTCAGCGTCGGGCATTGAAGGTGGCGCTGCCGTTTATCGCAAGCGTTGATATGGCGGCGCCCACCCCGCGCCAGAGCGCTTTTGGCCCCGCCAGTCGGGCGCAACTGGTGGGACAGAAGGCGGACATTGAGTGTCGCGATGAGGTCAGGGAGCAGTGGCGTGAAGCGCCAGCCCGCAAGCGACCGAAGCGTTTGCAGGTGGTTAAAGCGAAAACCGCCGCCGATCGATTCAGGGCGGCGACCGCGAAGTCTCAGGGCGACGGCGGCCGGATTCTGCGTGATAAACCGGCCTCCGAAATGGCGCAGGCGATATTTGATCTGCTGCTGGAAGAGGGGGTGGTACGTAGTGGGCGCTGA
- a CDS encoding electron transfer flavoprotein subunit alpha/FixB family protein, with protein sequence MSDIVRRDPRAEWIARNRLHPQHAATTMPAGESRGPSGLIRRNPHAVGFIGPNGIRRIDRMNVSGPAAMVGRRAVSAVKTATLPLHRVEQVDYYIAVVPDMVGGRLSEHDRDVLGQAHALIREMGGAGAVLAIVFGEHREPSFDTAGVDRLLALNGAGYQEYAPELRVAALHEVDNQFSPRHWLLPDSVAGGFELGCRLAARLGERPATQAWRVDAQQSLCRGAGGSIDITRATPRLLLLAAECADPIDETRHEALPVQLRQTVSVKPRIHDGGQVAVDPNAVALAEAEFILSAGNGVQDWELFHQCAEALGATEGASRVAVDDGYMPRQRQVGATGTWVTARVYVAVGISGAIQHLQGIGQCDKVIAINTDAGCDMVKRAALSAIGDSGEIMIQLIRLVREHRQEEFEHAA encoded by the coding sequence ATGAGCGACATTGTGCGCAGAGATCCGCGCGCCGAGTGGATTGCGCGTAACCGCCTGCATCCGCAGCATGCGGCCACGACGATGCCCGCAGGTGAATCCCGGGGGCCGTCCGGGCTGATTCGCCGTAACCCTCATGCGGTGGGCTTTATCGGCCCCAATGGCATTCGTCGCATTGACCGGATGAACGTCAGCGGCCCGGCAGCCATGGTTGGACGCCGGGCGGTGAGCGCCGTGAAAACCGCGACGCTGCCGCTGCATCGGGTGGAGCAGGTGGATTACTACATCGCCGTGGTGCCCGATATGGTGGGTGGTCGGCTGAGCGAACACGATCGGGATGTGCTGGGCCAGGCTCATGCGCTGATCCGTGAGATGGGCGGCGCCGGGGCGGTGCTTGCCATTGTATTCGGCGAACATCGCGAGCCGTCGTTCGATACCGCGGGTGTCGACAGGCTGCTGGCGCTGAACGGCGCCGGATATCAGGAATATGCGCCGGAGCTGCGCGTTGCCGCGCTGCATGAGGTCGACAACCAGTTTTCGCCGCGCCACTGGCTGCTGCCGGATAGCGTGGCGGGGGGCTTTGAACTGGGATGTCGGCTGGCGGCCCGGCTGGGCGAGCGCCCGGCGACTCAGGCCTGGCGGGTGGATGCGCAGCAGAGCCTGTGTCGCGGCGCCGGAGGCAGCATCGATATCACCCGCGCCACGCCGCGTCTGCTGCTGCTGGCCGCGGAGTGTGCCGACCCCATCGACGAAACCCGGCACGAAGCGCTGCCGGTTCAGCTACGCCAGACGGTAAGCGTGAAGCCGCGCATTCACGACGGCGGCCAGGTAGCGGTGGATCCCAACGCGGTAGCGCTGGCAGAGGCGGAATTTATTCTGTCGGCGGGCAATGGCGTGCAGGACTGGGAATTGTTCCATCAGTGCGCCGAAGCGCTCGGTGCTACGGAAGGGGCCAGCCGGGTAGCGGTGGACGATGGTTATATGCCGCGCCAGCGTCAGGTGGGCGCCACCGGCACCTGGGTGACCGCCAGGGTCTATGTGGCAGTGGGGATTTCCGGGGCGATTCAGCATTTGCAGGGCATCGGCCAGTGCGACAAGGTGATCGCCATTAACACCGATGCCGGTTGTGACATGGTGAAACGCGCCGCTCTGAGCGCGATAGGCGATAGCGGCGAGATTATGATCCAGCTTATCCGGCTGGTCAGGGAACATCGTCAGGAGGAGTTTGAACATGCGGCCTGA
- a CDS encoding (Fe-S)-binding protein, translating into MLDRLLPVLLGAALLLALVGALRRIRLWRAGQPEKTAGLAGLMAMPRRYLVDLHHVVARDKVMSNTHVATAGGFVLSMALILAVHLFGIHSRWLAAALLGSLALMLVGALFVWRRRRNPPARLSKGPWMWLPKSLLAFAASFFIATLPAAGILPQGSGGWLLAAVLVAGIVWGLGELVFGMAWGGPMKHAFAGALHLAFHRRPERFGGGRSTGLKAVDLDAPKLGVEKPVDFKWNQLLGFDACVQCGRCEAMCPAFAAGQPLNPKKLIQDMVVGLAGGSDARFAGSPYPGIEVGNATGSPHQPITEGLVSPETLWSCTTCRACVEECPMMIEHVDAIVDMRRFLTLEKGATPNKGAEVLDNLIATDNPNGFNPRSRTHWAADQNLRVMKEVGQADVLFWVSDGAFDMRSQRILRAFVKILKAAGVDFAILGDEELDSGDVARRLGDDATFQRLARRNIATLGKYRFNRIVTTDPHAFHCLRNEYPDLYPEGAEPDYDVLHHTTFINELVKAQLLNLNDYKGGSVTWHDPCYLGRYNGEYEAPRELLAELGIQPVEMERSGFRSRCCGGGGGAPITDIPGERRIADMRMEDVRATGAEVVAVGCQQCTAMLEGVVEPRPEVKDIAELVAEALVEPTVPQPARRKSEQPAMEVA; encoded by the coding sequence ATACTCGACAGATTACTCCCGGTGTTGCTGGGCGCGGCGCTGCTGCTGGCGCTGGTGGGTGCTCTCAGACGAATCCGCCTGTGGCGTGCCGGTCAGCCGGAAAAAACGGCCGGGCTTGCCGGGCTGATGGCCATGCCGCGCCGCTATCTGGTGGATCTTCACCATGTGGTGGCGCGGGACAAGGTGATGTCGAATACCCACGTGGCGACCGCAGGCGGCTTTGTGCTGTCGATGGCGCTGATTCTGGCGGTTCACCTGTTCGGCATTCATAGCCGCTGGCTGGCCGCGGCTCTGCTGGGGTCGCTGGCGCTGATGCTGGTGGGGGCGCTGTTTGTCTGGCGGCGTCGCCGCAATCCGCCTGCCCGCCTGTCGAAAGGGCCGTGGATGTGGCTGCCGAAGAGTCTGCTGGCCTTCGCCGCCAGCTTTTTTATCGCCACGCTGCCTGCGGCGGGGATTCTGCCGCAGGGCAGCGGCGGCTGGCTGCTGGCGGCGGTGCTGGTCGCCGGAATCGTCTGGGGGCTGGGGGAGCTGGTGTTCGGCATGGCCTGGGGCGGGCCGATGAAGCACGCCTTCGCCGGCGCCCTGCATCTGGCGTTTCACCGACGCCCGGAACGCTTTGGCGGCGGGCGCTCCACCGGTCTGAAGGCGGTGGATCTGGATGCGCCTAAGCTGGGGGTGGAAAAGCCCGTCGACTTTAAATGGAACCAGTTGCTTGGCTTCGACGCTTGCGTGCAGTGCGGCAGGTGCGAGGCGATGTGTCCGGCCTTTGCCGCCGGGCAGCCGCTCAACCCAAAAAAGCTGATTCAGGATATGGTGGTTGGGCTGGCCGGTGGTTCGGATGCCCGCTTTGCCGGTAGCCCCTATCCGGGTATCGAAGTCGGTAACGCGACCGGCTCACCGCATCAACCGATTACCGAAGGGCTGGTCAGCCCGGAGACTCTGTGGTCCTGCACCACCTGCCGCGCCTGCGTGGAAGAGTGCCCGATGATGATCGAGCATGTGGACGCCATCGTCGATATGCGTCGCTTCCTGACCCTGGAAAAAGGCGCCACGCCGAATAAAGGTGCCGAGGTGCTGGACAACCTGATCGCCACTGACAACCCCAACGGTTTTAACCCCCGCAGCCGCACCCACTGGGCGGCGGATCAAAACCTGCGGGTGATGAAAGAGGTGGGACAGGCGGATGTGCTGTTCTGGGTGTCTGACGGCGCGTTCGATATGCGCAGCCAGCGGATCCTGCGCGCCTTCGTGAAGATCCTGAAAGCGGCGGGGGTGGACTTCGCGATACTGGGCGACGAAGAGCTGGACAGCGGCGACGTGGCGCGCCGTCTGGGAGACGACGCCACCTTCCAGAGGCTGGCGAGGCGCAATATCGCCACCCTGGGCAAGTATCGTTTCAACCGGATTGTGACCACCGATCCGCACGCCTTTCACTGCCTGAGAAACGAGTACCCGGATCTCTATCCCGAAGGGGCGGAACCGGACTACGACGTGTTGCACCACACCACCTTTATTAATGAGCTGGTTAAGGCGCAGTTGCTGAACCTGAATGACTACAAGGGCGGCAGCGTCACCTGGCACGACCCCTGCTATCTGGGGCGCTATAACGGCGAGTACGAAGCCCCCCGTGAACTGCTGGCCGAACTGGGAATTCAGCCGGTCGAGATGGAACGCTCCGGCTTTCGTTCCCGCTGCTGCGGCGGCGGCGGCGGCGCGCCGATTACCGATATTCCCGGCGAACGGCGGATTGCCGATATGCGCATGGAAGACGTCCGGGCCACCGGGGCTGAGGTGGTGGCGGTCGGCTGCCAGCAGTGCACCGCGATGCTTGAAGGGGTAGTGGAGCCGCGCCCGGAAGTGAAGGATATCGCCGAACTGGTGGCCGAAGCCCTGGTGGAACCCACCGTGCCGCAGCCAGCCCGGCGTAAGAGCGAACAACCCGCGATGGAGGTAGCCTGA